The following are encoded in a window of uncultured Sphaerochaeta sp. genomic DNA:
- a CDS encoding KamA family protein, giving the protein MNTSINRITELVAKMKADNPELIALFLDQKLDDAALVASLREEMAATMQQRFPKAWSYYTGEGKTEQDYYTLMSTSMAYLRMMDYLDHEGDVYEDLNLHGETVASRPIALLRRVLLGQETSVHLDFLEDMAHLIGQLSGVEDRIIPPRSQVEQWMDSHPSGLDPEVIAWRTKNKERIVELLIKRIDDRRRKSSFYQFKDDMSHEQKRKQVLAWWKEDRFHLHFALRSTEELNRYLGNSMDAETLRVMKESQRKGIPIFATPYFLSLIDTRPREMQEHPGSDLALRAYLFYSQDLLEEFGSIVAWEKEDIAKPGEPNAAGWLLPSHNIHRRYPTVAIFIPDTMGRACGGLCSYCQRMYDFQAGRFNFELEKLRPKRTWEEQLAVNMEYFRNDPYLWDILITGGDAFMSSVKSLRSILDAVLEMARQKLEDNKQRPQDDQYAPMRRVRLGTKLPVYLPQRVTKELIQVLADFKAEAQNLGIDQCVVQTHISSAMEITPDTRKAIRRLLDAGWAVTNQEVFTVAASRRGHTAKLRKVLNDIGVLPYYTFTVKGFKENRELFATNARSMQEQLEESSIGQVPQRYLATLRPFMSEAEKMIEQINMVREGAEIPFLATDRNTINLPGVGKSNTFRTIGITDDGRRILEFEFDHTRPHSKVIEEMGSVVIIESKSIAHYLRQLEKMGEDPAEYASIWGYSAGSLAPRNPIFEGVVR; this is encoded by the coding sequence ATGAATACATCTATCAATCGCATTACTGAACTTGTCGCCAAGATGAAGGCAGACAATCCAGAACTTATCGCCTTGTTCCTTGACCAGAAGCTTGATGATGCGGCTTTGGTAGCTTCTCTTCGCGAAGAGATGGCTGCAACGATGCAACAGAGATTCCCAAAAGCATGGTCATATTACACTGGTGAAGGAAAGACCGAACAGGACTACTACACCTTGATGAGCACCTCGATGGCATACCTTAGGATGATGGACTATCTCGACCACGAGGGAGATGTCTATGAAGACCTGAACCTCCATGGAGAGACGGTGGCCTCGCGTCCCATTGCGCTCTTGAGGCGCGTCTTGCTGGGACAAGAGACGTCGGTTCATCTTGATTTCCTTGAGGATATGGCTCATCTCATTGGTCAGCTCAGTGGAGTGGAGGATCGTATAATCCCTCCTAGAAGTCAGGTAGAGCAGTGGATGGATTCCCATCCAAGTGGTCTGGATCCAGAGGTGATTGCTTGGAGGACGAAGAACAAGGAGCGAATTGTTGAACTCCTGATCAAGCGTATCGATGATAGACGGAGAAAAAGCTCCTTCTATCAATTCAAGGATGACATGAGTCACGAGCAAAAGCGCAAGCAGGTACTTGCTTGGTGGAAGGAGGACCGATTCCACTTGCACTTTGCCCTCAGAAGCACTGAGGAGCTCAATCGTTACCTTGGCAACAGTATGGATGCTGAGACGCTCAGGGTCATGAAGGAGTCACAGAGAAAGGGTATTCCCATCTTTGCAACTCCTTATTTCCTCTCTCTTATCGATACCCGCCCAAGGGAGATGCAGGAGCATCCTGGAAGTGACCTTGCCTTACGTGCCTATCTCTTCTACAGTCAGGACCTCTTGGAGGAGTTTGGTTCAATCGTTGCCTGGGAGAAAGAGGATATTGCAAAGCCAGGGGAGCCCAATGCAGCAGGGTGGTTGCTTCCTTCACACAATATCCACCGAAGGTACCCAACGGTCGCCATTTTTATCCCTGACACCATGGGAAGAGCCTGTGGAGGCTTATGCTCCTACTGCCAGAGAATGTATGATTTCCAGGCAGGCCGGTTCAACTTTGAGCTGGAGAAGCTCCGCCCGAAACGGACCTGGGAAGAGCAACTTGCCGTCAATATGGAGTATTTCAGGAATGATCCCTACCTTTGGGATATCCTGATCACCGGAGGGGACGCCTTCATGAGCTCGGTGAAGTCCTTGCGTTCAATTCTGGATGCAGTGCTTGAGATGGCAAGGCAGAAGCTGGAAGATAACAAACAACGACCACAAGATGATCAGTATGCTCCCATGCGCAGGGTCCGTCTTGGAACGAAGCTACCGGTGTATCTTCCCCAGCGAGTTACCAAGGAACTCATCCAGGTTCTTGCCGATTTCAAGGCCGAGGCTCAGAACCTGGGCATTGACCAGTGTGTGGTGCAGACGCATATCTCCTCTGCCATGGAGATTACCCCTGATACCAGGAAGGCGATCAGGCGATTGCTTGATGCAGGTTGGGCAGTAACCAACCAGGAAGTCTTCACGGTTGCGGCCAGTAGACGTGGCCATACGGCAAAACTGCGTAAGGTACTCAATGATATTGGCGTTCTTCCTTACTATACCTTCACGGTAAAGGGCTTCAAGGAGAACCGAGAGTTGTTTGCGACCAATGCAAGGAGCATGCAGGAACAGCTTGAAGAGAGTTCCATCGGACAGGTTCCTCAGCGGTACCTCGCCACGCTTCGTCCATTCATGAGTGAGGCGGAGAAAATGATAGAACAGATCAACATGGTACGTGAGGGGGCCGAGATTCCATTCCTTGCAACGGACCGGAATACGATCAACCTACCGGGAGTGGGAAAGAGCAATACCTTCAGGACCATCGGTATTACCGATGACGGGAGGCGTATCCTGGAGTTTGAGTTCGACCACACCAGACCACACAGCAAGGTAATCGAGGAGATGGGCTCTGTGGTCATCATAGAGTCCAAGTCGATAGCCCACTATCTGAGGCAGTTGGAGAAAATGGGTGAGGATCCTGCTGAATATGCATCCATCTGGGGGTATTCTGCTGGAAGCCTTGCTCCCCGTAACCCAATATTTGAGGGTGTGGTCCGCTAG
- a CDS encoding dihydrodipicolinate synthase family protein, translated as MDTSFIKGIIPPIVTPITEDEKVDEASLRKVVDFVIEGGCSGILAFGSNGEFYMMEEAEMEEALGIMVEQCAGRVPVYMGVGAIRTSKCVRLARMGVRLGARSVSILQPMFLKPTEEELKQHFRTIAAAVSEVPVLLYNNPGRCGYAMSQDLVEELAHSIPNLVGMKDSSGDLTQTMEFVRRNADISFKVLSGKDTLIYSGLGVGAVGAVCSTANYLPELVCSIYERYVAGDIKGSLEAQLRLNPIRLATDKSSFPVATKDLANLVGTKVGRPYLPTMPSPAAQMENLRQSLIDGGFDVVE; from the coding sequence ATGGATACGAGTTTCATCAAGGGGATCATACCCCCGATCGTGACCCCGATCACGGAAGACGAGAAGGTGGACGAGGCGTCGCTGAGGAAGGTGGTGGACTTTGTCATCGAGGGAGGGTGCTCCGGTATCCTTGCCTTCGGGTCGAACGGCGAGTTCTACATGATGGAAGAGGCCGAGATGGAAGAGGCCCTGGGTATCATGGTGGAGCAGTGTGCAGGGCGGGTGCCGGTCTACATGGGAGTCGGGGCGATACGCACGAGCAAGTGCGTGCGCCTGGCGAGGATGGGTGTGCGCCTAGGGGCGAGGAGCGTGTCGATCCTGCAGCCGATGTTCCTTAAGCCGACGGAGGAGGAGCTGAAGCAGCACTTCCGCACCATAGCCGCCGCAGTGAGCGAGGTGCCTGTGCTGCTGTACAACAACCCGGGCAGATGCGGGTACGCGATGAGCCAGGACCTGGTAGAGGAGCTGGCGCACAGCATCCCCAACCTGGTGGGGATGAAGGACTCGAGCGGGGACCTGACGCAGACGATGGAGTTCGTGAGGCGCAACGCCGACATCTCCTTCAAGGTGCTGAGCGGGAAGGACACGCTGATCTACTCGGGCCTGGGGGTCGGTGCTGTGGGTGCGGTGTGCTCGACGGCGAACTACCTGCCGGAGTTGGTGTGCTCGATCTACGAGAGGTACGTGGCCGGGGACATCAAGGGATCGCTGGAGGCTCAGCTGAGGCTGAACCCGATCCGCCTGGCGACCGACAAGTCGAGCTTCCCGGTTGCAACGAAGGACCTGGCGAACCTGGTGGGGACGAAGGTGGGCAGGCCCTACCTTCCCACAATGCCAAGCCCGGCCGCCCAGATGGAGAACCTCCGTCAGAGCCTCATCGATGGTGGGTTCGACGTCGTGGAATAA
- a CDS encoding IclR family transcriptional regulator, with amino-acid sequence MPNDTDKYNIKAVSRCFQILDYAAEQSGPISIQDVCTALDTNSNMAFRLLASLQSSGYMTKDPYTGLYAISLKTLKLSRSALHSQEIRKVTMPYLELLWNQFPKANVNMAVFYNGEVLMLDRIDTQSTPRTYFTPGRQLPFHCTAVGKVLTSEMDEKELDTLIKEKGLAKYTEQTITDPVAFKKELAKVRSEGCARDRNEFIDGDNCSAVPVRGRDGKIIAGISVSALVSNMSVEEIEKAIPRLKDTASRISYMMGFTTTPVL; translated from the coding sequence ATGCCGAATGACACTGACAAATACAACATCAAAGCTGTTTCACGCTGCTTCCAGATACTCGACTATGCCGCTGAGCAAAGTGGCCCCATCTCCATCCAGGATGTCTGTACCGCCCTGGACACCAACAGCAATATGGCTTTTCGCCTACTGGCGAGTCTGCAAAGCTCTGGTTACATGACCAAAGACCCGTATACCGGCTTGTATGCGATCAGCCTAAAGACACTCAAGCTCAGCAGAAGTGCGCTTCACTCCCAGGAAATTCGGAAAGTCACCATGCCTTACCTTGAGCTTCTGTGGAATCAGTTCCCCAAGGCAAACGTCAATATGGCAGTCTTCTATAACGGGGAAGTGCTTATGCTCGATAGAATCGACACCCAGAGTACCCCACGTACCTATTTTACCCCGGGCAGACAGCTTCCCTTCCATTGCACTGCAGTGGGAAAGGTTCTGACCAGCGAAATGGATGAAAAAGAACTCGATACGCTCATAAAAGAAAAAGGCCTTGCCAAGTACACAGAACAGACCATCACCGACCCAGTCGCATTCAAGAAAGAACTGGCCAAGGTTCGAAGCGAAGGTTGTGCTCGTGACCGCAATGAGTTCATCGACGGAGATAACTGCTCAGCTGTTCCAGTGAGAGGCAGGGATGGGAAGATCATTGCTGGCATCAGCGTAAGTGCCCTGGTATCCAATATGAGTGTGGAGGAGATTGAGAAGGCCATTCCACGGCTGAAGGATACTGCTTCCAGAATCTCCTATATGATGGGATTCACCACAACTCCTGTTCTGTAA
- a CDS encoding D-2-hydroxyacid dehydrogenase, whose translation MQHKIVILDGYTENPGDLSWDGFAELGDVTVYDRTSPDLIAQRIADADIVITNKTPLTAETIKKAEKMQYIGVLATGYNVVDVQAAKERGVVVTNIPTYGTDAVAQFVFALLLEICHHVQHHSDAVKEGRWSKAPDFCFWDYPLIELAGKTMGIIGYGRIGQATGRIAKAFGMKVIAYDSYQNPELKDDYVSLDTLLSESNVIALHCPLFPETEGIINKESISKMKDGVILINNSRGPLIVEQDLAEALNSGKIAAAGLDVVSSEPIREDNPLLQAKNCLITPHISWAPRESRQRLMDIAVANLRGFLSGARQNVVNG comes from the coding sequence ATGCAACATAAGATAGTCATTCTGGATGGTTATACGGAGAACCCAGGGGACCTGAGCTGGGATGGATTTGCAGAACTAGGGGATGTGACTGTGTATGACCGTACATCACCTGATTTGATCGCACAGCGTATCGCTGATGCCGATATTGTCATTACCAACAAGACCCCGCTCACAGCAGAGACCATAAAGAAAGCAGAGAAGATGCAATATATCGGGGTACTGGCTACCGGGTACAATGTAGTCGATGTCCAGGCAGCCAAGGAGAGGGGTGTGGTAGTCACCAACATTCCAACCTATGGAACTGATGCCGTGGCACAGTTTGTGTTTGCCCTGTTGCTTGAAATCTGTCATCACGTGCAACACCACAGTGATGCAGTCAAGGAAGGGAGATGGAGTAAGGCTCCTGATTTCTGTTTCTGGGACTACCCACTCATTGAGCTTGCCGGCAAGACGATGGGAATCATCGGATATGGAAGGATCGGGCAGGCGACAGGCAGGATTGCCAAAGCTTTTGGTATGAAGGTCATTGCCTATGATTCCTATCAGAATCCTGAGCTGAAAGATGATTATGTCTCCCTGGATACCCTGTTGTCTGAAAGTAATGTGATCGCCTTGCACTGTCCTCTCTTCCCTGAAACCGAGGGCATCATCAACAAGGAAAGCATATCCAAGATGAAGGATGGGGTGATCCTGATCAATAACAGTCGAGGTCCCTTGATTGTCGAGCAGGATCTTGCCGAAGCCCTCAATAGTGGCAAGATAGCTGCTGCTGGATTGGATGTTGTCTCCTCTGAGCCGATCAGGGAGGATAACCCTCTCTTGCAGGCCAAGAATTGCCTGATCACACCCCATATCAGCTGGGCTCCAAGGGAAAGCCGCCAGAGATTGATGGATATCGCTGTTGCAAACCTGAGGGGATTTCTCTCCGGTGCAAGACAGAATGTGGTGAATGGCTAG
- the garR gene encoding 2-hydroxy-3-oxopropionate reductase: protein MKIGFIGLGIMGKPMAKNLLKAGHEVVCFDLNKASVEEVVAAGAVAGTSAADVAAQVPLVITMLPNSPHVKSVVLGEKGVLEGAKAGLKLVDMSSIAPLASQEVEKACAGKGVRMLDAPVSGGEPKAIDGTLAIMVGGEKELFEELKDILLVMGASAVHCGPIGAGNTTKLANQIIVALNIAAVSEAFTLVKKAGVDPHLVFDAIKGGLAGSTVMNAKAPMMMESNFKPGFKIDLHIKDLANAMDTGHGVGSPLPLTAYVREMMETLHADGFGGDDHSALARYYAKVSGTKIGE, encoded by the coding sequence ATGAAGATTGGATTTATCGGACTGGGGATCATGGGTAAGCCCATGGCCAAGAACCTGCTGAAGGCAGGGCATGAGGTGGTGTGTTTCGACCTGAACAAGGCAAGTGTGGAAGAGGTTGTTGCAGCGGGAGCTGTGGCCGGGACCTCGGCAGCTGATGTGGCTGCCCAGGTACCGCTGGTGATCACCATGCTTCCCAACAGCCCGCACGTGAAGAGCGTGGTGCTGGGAGAGAAGGGAGTGCTTGAGGGGGCGAAAGCCGGCCTGAAGCTGGTGGACATGAGCTCGATCGCCCCACTTGCCAGCCAGGAGGTGGAGAAGGCCTGCGCCGGGAAGGGCGTGAGGATGCTCGACGCCCCGGTATCCGGGGGGGAGCCGAAGGCGATAGACGGTACCCTTGCGATCATGGTCGGGGGGGAGAAGGAGCTGTTCGAGGAGCTGAAGGACATCCTGCTGGTCATGGGGGCCAGTGCGGTGCACTGCGGGCCGATCGGGGCCGGGAACACGACCAAGCTTGCGAACCAGATCATCGTTGCCCTGAACATAGCGGCGGTCAGTGAGGCGTTCACGCTGGTGAAGAAGGCGGGGGTTGACCCGCACCTGGTGTTCGACGCGATCAAGGGCGGGCTTGCCGGTTCCACGGTGATGAACGCGAAGGCACCGATGATGATGGAATCGAATTTCAAGCCCGGGTTCAAGATCGACCTGCACATCAAGGACCTGGCCAATGCGATGGACACGGGCCACGGGGTGGGATCGCCCCTGCCGTTGACCGCGTATGTGAGGGAGATGATGGAGACGCTGCATGCCGACGGGTTCGGGGGCGACGACCACAGTGCGCTGGCCCGCTATTACGCGAAGGTGAGCGGGACGAAGATCGGCGAGTGA
- a CDS encoding enolase C-terminal domain-like protein, translating into MIPYIQKMEVFPVAGKDSMLLNLSGAHAPYFTRNIVILTDSQGNTGVGEVPGGQKITKALEDVKPVVEGSKISEYKQTLLKVKEALGNDENDVRGLQTFDLRTGIHVVTAIEAPLLDLLGKYLEVPVASLLGDGKIRDRVKVLGYLFFIGDRKKTTLPYYSDEKNSEDWYRLRHEEALDAESVVELARASQDLYGFKDFKLKGGVLKGSKEIEVIKALKKAYPDARMTLDPNGGWSLKEAVSLCKDMHGILTYCEDPCGAENGYSGREVLSEFRRATGLPTATNMIATDWRQFGHSLELQSVDIPLADCHFWTMSGAVRVGQLCDEFGLTWGSHSNNHFDISLAMIAHVGAAVPGNPTAIDTHWIWQEGIERLSVDPMKIEDGHIALTGKPGLGIEVDRAQVEKAHKLYVDQKLGARDDAEGMQFLIPGWKFDPKSPALVR; encoded by the coding sequence ATGATTCCCTATATTCAGAAAATGGAAGTCTTTCCGGTAGCAGGAAAGGACAGCATGCTGCTCAACCTCAGTGGAGCCCATGCCCCATATTTTACCCGAAATATTGTCATCCTGACCGATAGCCAAGGAAACACCGGCGTAGGTGAGGTCCCAGGTGGACAGAAGATCACCAAGGCCCTTGAGGATGTGAAGCCTGTGGTTGAGGGTTCCAAGATCAGCGAATACAAGCAGACACTCCTGAAGGTCAAGGAAGCGCTCGGGAATGATGAAAATGACGTACGTGGTTTGCAAACATTCGATTTGCGTACAGGGATCCACGTAGTTACCGCAATAGAAGCTCCTCTTCTGGACCTCTTGGGCAAGTATCTTGAAGTTCCTGTTGCATCGCTTCTAGGGGACGGGAAGATCAGGGACCGTGTAAAAGTACTCGGGTATCTCTTCTTCATCGGAGATCGAAAGAAGACAACCCTTCCCTATTACTCTGATGAAAAGAATAGTGAGGACTGGTATCGCCTTCGTCATGAAGAAGCTTTGGATGCCGAATCGGTGGTTGAGCTTGCCAGGGCAAGCCAGGATCTCTATGGATTCAAGGATTTCAAGCTCAAGGGAGGCGTGCTCAAGGGCAGCAAGGAGATCGAGGTAATCAAGGCCTTGAAGAAAGCCTATCCTGATGCCCGTATGACCCTCGACCCGAATGGTGGCTGGTCGCTCAAGGAAGCAGTAAGCCTCTGCAAGGATATGCACGGTATCCTTACTTATTGTGAGGACCCTTGTGGTGCAGAGAACGGGTACAGTGGGCGGGAGGTTCTCAGTGAGTTCCGTCGTGCCACCGGTCTCCCAACCGCAACGAATATGATTGCTACCGACTGGAGACAGTTCGGACACTCCCTGGAGTTGCAGAGTGTGGATATCCCTCTTGCCGATTGTCACTTCTGGACAATGAGTGGGGCTGTCAGGGTTGGCCAGCTCTGTGATGAATTTGGTCTTACCTGGGGCTCGCACTCCAACAACCACTTTGACATCTCCCTTGCCATGATCGCCCATGTAGGAGCGGCCGTACCGGGCAATCCAACGGCAATCGATACCCACTGGATCTGGCAGGAGGGAATTGAGCGTCTGAGTGTCGATCCGATGAAGATTGAGGATGGGCATATTGCGCTCACCGGTAAGCCAGGGCTGGGTATTGAGGTTGACCGGGCGCAGGTTGAGAAAGCTCATAAGCTGTATGTTGACCAGAAGCTTGGTGCTCGGGATGATGCAGAGGGTATGCAGTTCCTGATCCCTGGTTGGAAGTTCGATCCCAAGAGCCCTGCATTGGTCCGCTAA
- a CDS encoding tripartite tricarboxylate transporter TctB family protein: protein MPHIDYKLSTSHWIFPPIIMGILAFFAIIMLIQRALKCKRQGTPFFNFKNYHFFEKDWDKVRLPGTLILLVLYIPSMELLGFLPASIIFIFLFNVLFVGIHQLSSIPVAFKTKKFWSNHDFRSLLISLIIAVFSSLLIWFFFGQVFKITLP from the coding sequence ATGCCGCATATTGATTACAAACTTTCAACGTCCCACTGGATCTTCCCTCCGATCATCATGGGGATCCTGGCCTTCTTTGCCATCATCATGCTGATCCAGCGTGCATTGAAGTGCAAGAGACAGGGAACACCGTTCTTCAACTTCAAGAACTATCATTTCTTTGAGAAGGACTGGGATAAGGTACGCCTTCCTGGAACCTTGATCCTTCTTGTTCTTTACATTCCCTCAATGGAACTGCTCGGGTTTCTTCCTGCATCGATTATATTCATCTTCTTGTTCAATGTATTGTTTGTAGGGATTCACCAGCTCTCCTCCATTCCCGTTGCCTTCAAGACCAAGAAATTCTGGTCGAACCATGACTTTAGGTCCTTGCTGATCTCCCTGATTATTGCCGTGTTTTCTTCACTGCTAATCTGGTTCTTTTTCGGCCAGGTCTTCAAGATTACCCTGCCGTAA
- a CDS encoding AEC family transporter → MDLANLWNLQGQLFALLAVGALLRKVGLFSEHTKGFLTDLVLYVTLPSSIILSFRMDVSREILLSFSIIFFVSVGIQLFCFLLSKVTYGKQEQGKKSVLRYGLLVSNAGFLGLPIAGELFGAAGFMYASIYLIPQRIVMWTAGLSIFSPAAVNKKQAALKVILHPCMVAVYIGLLWMLFPVKIPSFMEMTLSSLASCTTALSMMLIGSLFAEMKKEHLRIDRNLVSFSLLRLGFIPLVSFVGTKLLGLDPLIIGVSVILAAMPGGSSTVILASKYGRDTIYASKLVIVSTFLSLISIPIWGMVL, encoded by the coding sequence ATGGATCTCGCGAATCTATGGAACCTGCAAGGGCAACTCTTCGCCTTGTTGGCGGTAGGGGCGTTGCTTCGAAAAGTGGGGTTGTTCAGTGAGCACACGAAAGGGTTCCTGACCGACCTTGTGCTCTATGTGACCTTGCCGAGCAGCATCATTCTCTCCTTCAGGATGGATGTCAGTAGGGAGATACTGCTCTCATTCTCCATTATCTTTTTTGTGTCAGTAGGGATCCAACTGTTCTGTTTCCTTCTCTCCAAGGTAACCTATGGCAAGCAGGAACAGGGAAAGAAGAGTGTCTTACGCTATGGACTTTTGGTCTCAAACGCAGGATTTCTCGGGCTGCCTATTGCAGGAGAGCTTTTTGGGGCAGCTGGGTTCATGTATGCTTCCATCTACCTGATCCCGCAGCGAATTGTCATGTGGACCGCAGGTCTTTCCATTTTCAGCCCGGCAGCAGTCAACAAGAAGCAGGCAGCACTGAAAGTCATCCTTCACCCCTGTATGGTTGCAGTGTACATTGGGCTGCTCTGGATGTTGTTCCCGGTCAAGATTCCTTCGTTCATGGAAATGACGCTCTCTTCTCTCGCTAGTTGTACCACGGCCTTGTCCATGATGCTCATCGGCTCATTGTTTGCCGAGATGAAGAAGGAACATCTACGTATCGACAGGAATCTTGTTAGTTTTTCCTTGTTGCGTCTTGGTTTTATCCCCTTGGTTTCCTTTGTAGGGACCAAGCTCCTTGGCCTCGATCCACTGATCATTGGGGTGTCGGTCATCCTGGCAGCGATGCCTGGGGGCTCTTCCACGGTAATCCTGGCTTCCAAATATGGAAGGGATACCATCTATGCTTCAAAGTTGGTCATTGTCAGTACATTTCTGTCCCTGATCTCCATTCCGATTTGGGGTATGGTTTTATAG
- a CDS encoding tripartite tricarboxylate transporter permease, with protein sequence MEIFAFGPLQIMMSLLGVVIGVVFGSLPGMTATMAIAIFLPLTYAYSLTTSLFLLLGLYVGGISGGLIPAILLNIPGTPSSICTGFDGFPMAKRGEGLRALRIGITASLIGGLISLASLWFFTPPLARLAINFSAIEKFLIIVFALTIIAALSKGSMIKGIFAGFAGVLISLIGQFADNNTMRMVPKLFRVDLRMGFQLLPVLIGLFALVQIFQEAETGIKEEHQNIDLNHETRKFSFKDFKGQGFNLIRSGLIGTFVGVLPGVGGSAASLLSYSQAKSMSKHPEKFGTGYIGGLVASEGANNGLTGGALIPLLSLGIPGDSTTAVLIGAFMLQGIQVGPLFITNNPDIWKTILVAMGVANIFMYIVMFYPIKYIVKVINFPKARIYPVIILLCTVGSYATQNGNMFDVWAMLFFGVVGYFFAKFKYSIPSFLIGFILGSDLEKYFVDSIKGSGGDLMTFFSRPIGNVIWGLIVISLVYAFYDEWKTKRLARKAKK encoded by the coding sequence ATGGAAATTTTTGCATTCGGACCGCTACAGATTATGATGTCTCTTTTGGGCGTAGTAATCGGTGTTGTATTTGGCTCCCTTCCCGGCATGACAGCGACGATGGCGATTGCCATCTTCCTTCCCCTTACCTATGCTTATAGTCTTACCACCAGTTTGTTCCTCTTGTTGGGACTCTATGTTGGTGGTATCTCTGGTGGTTTGATTCCTGCTATTCTGCTGAATATCCCAGGGACTCCTTCTTCTATCTGTACAGGCTTTGATGGATTCCCCATGGCAAAGCGTGGAGAGGGACTCAGAGCACTCAGGATTGGTATCACCGCAAGTTTGATCGGTGGACTTATCAGTCTTGCCAGCCTCTGGTTCTTTACCCCGCCACTTGCACGCCTGGCGATCAACTTCTCTGCTATTGAGAAGTTCCTCATCATTGTATTTGCCCTTACCATCATTGCTGCCTTGAGCAAGGGAAGTATGATCAAGGGAATTTTTGCCGGGTTTGCCGGTGTATTGATCTCCCTCATTGGGCAGTTTGCTGACAACAATACGATGCGTATGGTCCCTAAGTTGTTCCGTGTTGATCTACGCATGGGCTTCCAGCTTCTGCCTGTCCTGATCGGTCTTTTTGCCTTGGTACAGATTTTCCAGGAGGCTGAGACCGGTATCAAGGAAGAGCACCAAAATATCGATTTGAACCATGAAACCCGCAAGTTCTCCTTCAAGGATTTCAAGGGACAGGGATTTAATCTGATTCGTAGTGGTCTTATCGGAACCTTTGTCGGTGTTCTTCCTGGTGTTGGAGGCTCAGCGGCTTCCTTGCTCTCCTATTCACAGGCTAAGAGCATGAGCAAGCATCCAGAGAAGTTCGGTACCGGCTATATTGGTGGATTGGTTGCAAGTGAAGGGGCCAACAACGGCTTGACCGGTGGTGCCTTGATCCCCTTGCTCTCCCTAGGTATTCCTGGTGACAGTACCACTGCGGTACTTATCGGAGCCTTTATGCTCCAGGGAATCCAGGTTGGACCACTGTTTATCACCAACAATCCTGATATCTGGAAAACGATTCTGGTTGCCATGGGTGTTGCAAATATCTTCATGTACATTGTGATGTTCTATCCGATTAAGTACATTGTTAAGGTTATCAACTTCCCGAAGGCGAGAATCTATCCTGTCATCATCCTGCTCTGTACGGTCGGCAGCTATGCCACCCAGAACGGCAATATGTTTGATGTCTGGGCAATGCTCTTCTTTGGTGTGGTTGGTTACTTCTTTGCAAAGTTCAAGTACAGTATTCCCTCATTCCTTATCGGCTTCATTCTTGGTAGTGACCTTGAGAAGTACTTTGTTGATTCAATCAAGGGATCTGGAGGGGACTTGATGACATTCTTCTCCCGCCCGATCGGGAACGTCATCTGGGGCTTGATCGTAATTTCCTTGGTATACGCTTTCTATGATGAGTGGAAGACAAAGAGACTGGCAAGGAAGGCAAAGAAATGA
- a CDS encoding FUSC family protein, which yields MKDRPISPVMVLYISKCLLGTIICYGFYKAFPQYYLHWSIISLLLVLAPDRDNSIALPIARIKANITGALVGLFCFMLPFHQLLGLLIGVVATISICSLLRFPSATRSALAALVIVLLQEGGNPMWSYALQRIFAVLLGCLVGLALTVCFQACEQTYLRKQKVPLQKTKGTE from the coding sequence ATGAAAGACCGTCCAATCTCCCCAGTCATGGTACTCTATATCTCGAAATGCTTGCTGGGAACCATCATTTGTTATGGCTTCTACAAAGCATTTCCCCAGTACTACCTGCATTGGTCAATTATCAGTCTACTGTTGGTGCTTGCCCCTGATAGGGACAACTCGATTGCTCTTCCCATAGCGAGAATCAAGGCAAACATCACCGGTGCACTTGTCGGTCTCTTCTGTTTCATGCTCCCTTTCCACCAACTGCTGGGCCTCCTAATAGGAGTGGTAGCAACCATCTCCATCTGTTCGTTGCTGAGATTTCCTTCAGCTACCCGTAGCGCTCTTGCAGCTCTGGTGATCGTACTCTTGCAAGAAGGGGGAAACCCCATGTGGTCGTACGCTCTGCAACGTATTTTTGCCGTACTTCTGGGTTGTCTGGTTGGATTGGCACTGACAGTCTGCTTTCAAGCCTGTGAACAAACATATCTGCGAAAACAAAAGGTCCCCTTGCAAAAGACAAAGGGGACTGAATAA